The following proteins are encoded in a genomic region of Vibrio tasmaniensis:
- a CDS encoding SulP family inorganic anion transporter, with the protein MFGGVTTAIISLPLALAFGVASGAGAEAGLWGAIMVGLFAALFGGSSSLISEPTGPMTVIMTAVMTSMVAKYPETGMAMTFTVVMMAGAFQILLGTLKLGKYVTLMPYSVISGFMSGIGVILVILQLSPLLGHAAPSGGVMGTLSALPDTLANLKVSELFLGVLTLGILFGFPAKYRKYVPAQLVALVAVTLLSVIIFDTDSIRRIGEIPAGLPSLVIPTISSEQFTTMVIDALVLGTLGCIDTLLTAVIGDSLTRKEHDSDKELRGQGIANMISGLFGALPGAGATMGTVTNIQVGARSPLSGVIRALVLALVVLVAGGLTEPIPMAVLAGIAMYVGFNILDWSFIQRAHKVSYAGMGVMYGVMLLTVFVDLIIAVGLGVFISNILIIERLSREQARQVKAISDGDDEDDIPLTDSERQLLDSANGKVLFFYLSGPMIFSVSKAISRQHSSISDYEAMILDLTDVPMIDVTVGLALENAIKDALDAQCEVYLLCPNENTRQQLEKFHVIDLVPESNTYRFRYEALTAATSYVDRDEHQFDSV; encoded by the coding sequence ATGTTTGGCGGTGTCACTACAGCCATCATCTCATTGCCTTTAGCGTTGGCATTTGGTGTCGCTTCTGGTGCGGGCGCGGAAGCTGGCCTTTGGGGTGCCATCATGGTGGGCCTATTTGCAGCATTGTTTGGTGGCTCAAGCAGCTTGATATCAGAGCCTACTGGGCCAATGACAGTGATCATGACGGCAGTAATGACCAGCATGGTGGCCAAGTACCCTGAAACCGGGATGGCAATGACCTTTACCGTGGTAATGATGGCAGGTGCTTTTCAGATATTACTCGGTACATTAAAGCTAGGAAAGTACGTCACTTTGATGCCATATAGCGTGATATCTGGCTTTATGTCCGGTATCGGAGTGATTCTTGTCATTCTGCAACTTTCTCCTTTGCTAGGGCACGCAGCCCCTTCTGGCGGAGTGATGGGCACACTTTCGGCACTTCCTGATACGCTAGCTAATCTGAAAGTCAGCGAGCTGTTTTTAGGGGTATTAACGCTTGGTATTCTTTTCGGTTTTCCAGCTAAATATCGTAAGTATGTGCCCGCTCAATTGGTCGCTTTAGTGGCTGTAACGCTCTTATCCGTTATTATCTTTGATACCGACTCTATTCGCCGTATTGGTGAAATTCCCGCTGGCTTACCTTCTCTTGTTATTCCGACTATCAGCTCTGAGCAATTCACTACAATGGTTATCGATGCTTTGGTGCTAGGTACTCTGGGTTGTATCGATACGCTTTTGACTGCGGTTATCGGAGATTCATTGACTCGTAAAGAGCATGATTCAGACAAAGAACTTCGTGGCCAAGGCATTGCGAATATGATTTCTGGTCTGTTTGGTGCGCTACCCGGTGCGGGCGCAACCATGGGCACCGTGACCAACATTCAGGTAGGGGCTCGTTCTCCGCTTTCTGGTGTTATTCGTGCTTTGGTGCTTGCGCTAGTGGTATTGGTTGCGGGAGGCTTAACAGAGCCGATCCCTATGGCGGTGTTGGCTGGTATCGCGATGTATGTCGGTTTCAACATCCTTGATTGGAGTTTTATTCAGCGCGCACACAAGGTGAGTTATGCCGGCATGGGTGTCATGTACGGTGTGATGTTATTAACCGTATTCGTTGATCTAATTATTGCGGTCGGGCTGGGCGTTTTTATCTCAAACATTCTGATCATTGAAAGGCTGAGTCGAGAGCAAGCTAGACAAGTTAAGGCGATCAGTGATGGCGATGATGAAGACGATATCCCATTGACTGACAGTGAACGTCAGTTACTGGATAGTGCCAATGGTAAAGTGCTGTTCTTCTACCTTTCTGGGCCGATGATATTCAGTGTTTCAAAAGCGATTTCACGTCAACACTCGAGCATTTCTGATTATGAAGCGATGATCTTAGACCTAACTGATGTGCCTATGATTGATGTTACCGTTGGCTTAGCGCTAGAAAATGCGATTAAAGATGCCCTAGATGCGCAGTGTGAAGTGTACTTATTGTGTCCTAATGAGAATACTCGTCAGCAATTAGAAAAATTCCATGTGATTGACCTTGTGCCTGAATCCAATACTTATCGATTCAGATATGAAGCCCTGACAGCTGCAACAAGCTATGTTGATAGAGATGAACATCAATTTGACTCGGTTTAA
- a CDS encoding LuxR/HapR/OpaR family quorum-sensing transcriptional regulator, producing the protein MDSITKRPRTRLSPLKRKLQLMEIALEVFSRRGIGRGGHADIADIAQVSVATVFNYFPTREDLVDEVLNHVVRQFSNFLSDNIDLDIHAKENLHNIATEMVTLVAHDSNWLNVWFEWSASTRDEVWPLFVTTNRTNQMLVQNMFSKAIERGEVCDDHAPKHLANLFHGICYSLFIQAKRIDTQEELSTLTDSYLNMLCIYK; encoded by the coding sequence ATGGACTCAATAACGAAGAGACCTAGAACTAGGCTTTCACCCTTAAAAAGAAAACTTCAATTGATGGAAATCGCACTTGAAGTATTCTCTCGCCGTGGCATTGGCCGCGGTGGACACGCTGATATTGCCGACATCGCTCAGGTGTCAGTAGCAACAGTATTTAACTACTTCCCTACCCGTGAAGATCTGGTTGATGAAGTACTTAACCACGTTGTTCGTCAATTCTCGAACTTCCTTTCAGACAACATTGACCTAGATATTCACGCAAAAGAAAATCTACATAATATTGCGACTGAAATGGTGACCTTAGTGGCTCATGATAGCAATTGGTTAAACGTATGGTTCGAATGGAGTGCATCAACTCGCGATGAAGTATGGCCGCTATTCGTAACCACTAACCGCACCAACCAAATGTTAGTGCAAAACATGTTTAGCAAGGCGATTGAACGCGGCGAAGTCTGTGACGATCACGCTCCTAAACATCTAGCGAACCTGTTCCACGGCATTTGTTACTCGCTATTCATCCAAGCGAAACGTATAGATACGCAAGAAGAACTTTCGACCTTGACGGATAGCTACCTAAATATGCTGTGTATTTATAAGTAG
- the can gene encoding carbonate dehydratase, whose protein sequence is MPEIKQLFENNSKWSEEIRSQRPEYFTTLEEGQSPGFLWIGCSDSRVPAERLTGLYSGELFVHRNVANQVVHTDLNCLSVVQYAVDVLKVKHVIVCGHYGCGGVNAAIDNPKLGLINNWLLHIRDNYLKYRKQIESLPREQWGDKLCEINVAEQVYNLGNSTIMQSAWERGQDIEIHGVVYGIGNGKLQDLGVRCSSNNTLENSHLAALEKILSSPILG, encoded by the coding sequence ATGCCAGAGATTAAACAGCTTTTTGAAAACAACTCTAAATGGTCAGAAGAAATTCGCTCTCAACGACCAGAGTATTTTACAACGCTTGAAGAGGGTCAAAGCCCTGGTTTTCTATGGATAGGCTGCTCAGATAGCCGCGTTCCGGCCGAGCGTCTCACTGGTTTGTATTCTGGCGAACTGTTTGTTCACCGAAATGTCGCTAATCAAGTAGTTCATACCGACCTAAACTGCTTATCAGTAGTGCAATACGCTGTAGATGTACTCAAAGTGAAGCACGTTATTGTTTGTGGTCACTACGGCTGTGGCGGTGTTAACGCAGCGATTGATAACCCTAAACTGGGTCTTATCAACAACTGGCTACTGCACATTCGCGATAACTATCTTAAGTACCGAAAGCAAATTGAATCTCTACCTCGTGAACAATGGGGTGACAAGTTGTGCGAAATTAACGTTGCAGAACAGGTCTACAACCTTGGTAACTCAACCATCATGCAAAGCGCATGGGAGCGTGGACAAGATATTGAAATCCACGGTGTGGTTTATGGTATTGGTAATGGCAAGCTGCAAGATCTTGGTGTTCGTTGTTCAAGCAATAACACATTAGAGAACAGCCATTTAGCGGCGCTTGAAAAAATTCTATCGTCTCCAATCCTAGGTTAA
- the aceF gene encoding pyruvate dehydrogenase complex dihydrolipoyllysine-residue acetyltransferase, producing MTIEINVPDIGADEVEVTEILVNVGDKVEEEQSLITVEGDKASMEVPASQAGIVKEIKIAEGDSVSTGSLIMIFEAEGAAAPAAPAVEAAAPVAAAPAAAAELKEVHVPDIGGDEVEVTEIMVAIGDAVEEEQSLLTVEGDKASMEVPAPFAGIVKEIKIASGDSVSTGSLVMVFEVAGSGAPVAAAPAPAAAPVAAAPAASAEKEVNVPDIGGDEVEVTEVMVAVGDTVEEEQSLITVEGDKASMEVPAPFAGTVKEIKIAAGDKVSTGSSIMTFVVEGATPVAVAASAPAQAAAPAAAPAPKAEAVAPVAGDFQENGEYAHASPVVRRLAREFGVNLAKVKGTGRKSRVLKEDVQSYVKDALKRLESGAAASGKGGDGSALGLLPWPKVDFSKFGETEVQKLSKIKKISGANLHRNWVMIPHVTQWDNADITELEAFRKEQNAIEAKKDTGMKITPLVFIMKAVAKALEAFPAFNSSLSDDGESIILKKYVNVGIAVDTPNGLVVPVFKDVNKKGIYELSEELMAVSKKARSGKLTAADMQGGCFTISSLGGIGGTAFTPIVNAPEVGILGVSKSEIKPVWNGKEFQPRLQLPLSLSYDHRVIDGAEGARFITFLNSALSDIRRLVL from the coding sequence ATGACAATCGAAATTAATGTACCAGACATCGGTGCTGACGAGGTTGAAGTAACTGAGATTCTTGTAAACGTTGGCGACAAGGTTGAAGAAGAGCAGTCACTGATCACTGTTGAAGGCGACAAAGCTTCAATGGAAGTTCCTGCGTCTCAAGCGGGTATCGTTAAAGAAATCAAAATAGCAGAAGGCGATTCTGTTTCTACTGGTTCTCTTATCATGATCTTCGAAGCGGAAGGTGCAGCAGCACCGGCTGCGCCAGCAGTTGAAGCGGCGGCACCTGTTGCAGCTGCTCCTGCAGCGGCCGCTGAGCTTAAAGAAGTTCACGTTCCTGATATCGGCGGTGATGAAGTTGAAGTAACTGAAATCATGGTAGCTATCGGCGACGCAGTAGAAGAAGAGCAATCTCTTCTTACTGTTGAAGGTGATAAGGCTTCAATGGAAGTACCTGCACCATTCGCTGGTATCGTTAAAGAAATCAAGATCGCTTCTGGTGATTCAGTATCTACTGGTTCTCTAGTTATGGTATTTGAAGTAGCGGGTTCTGGTGCTCCAGTTGCAGCAGCTCCTGCTCCAGCGGCGGCACCAGTTGCAGCGGCTCCAGCAGCATCAGCTGAGAAAGAAGTGAACGTTCCTGATATCGGTGGCGACGAAGTAGAAGTTACTGAGGTCATGGTAGCGGTTGGCGATACAGTAGAAGAAGAGCAATCTCTAATTACTGTTGAAGGCGACAAAGCTTCAATGGAAGTGCCTGCACCATTCGCTGGTACAGTAAAAGAAATCAAGATTGCAGCTGGCGACAAAGTGTCAACAGGCTCTTCAATTATGACTTTCGTTGTTGAAGGCGCAACTCCAGTAGCAGTAGCGGCTTCAGCTCCAGCACAAGCAGCAGCTCCGGCAGCAGCACCTGCACCTAAAGCAGAAGCAGTAGCTCCAGTAGCTGGCGACTTCCAAGAGAACGGCGAGTACGCTCACGCATCTCCAGTTGTTCGTCGTCTAGCTCGTGAATTCGGTGTAAACCTAGCGAAAGTTAAAGGTACTGGTCGTAAGAGTCGCGTACTTAAAGAAGACGTTCAGTCTTACGTTAAAGATGCACTTAAGCGTCTAGAGTCTGGTGCTGCAGCATCTGGCAAAGGCGGCGATGGTTCTGCTCTTGGTCTACTACCTTGGCCAAAAGTTGACTTCAGCAAGTTCGGCGAAACTGAAGTTCAGAAGCTTTCTAAGATTAAGAAGATCTCTGGCGCTAACCTGCACCGTAACTGGGTAATGATCCCTCACGTTACACAGTGGGACAACGCAGACATCACTGAGCTAGAAGCATTCCGTAAAGAACAGAACGCAATCGAAGCGAAGAAAGACACTGGCATGAAGATCACTCCACTTGTGTTCATCATGAAAGCTGTTGCTAAAGCGCTAGAAGCATTCCCAGCATTCAACTCGTCTCTTTCTGATGATGGCGAAAGCATCATTCTTAAGAAGTACGTAAACGTGGGTATCGCTGTTGATACACCAAACGGCCTAGTTGTTCCTGTCTTCAAAGACGTGAACAAGAAAGGCATTTACGAGCTATCTGAAGAGCTAATGGCTGTTTCTAAGAAAGCACGTTCTGGTAAGCTAACAGCGGCAGACATGCAAGGCGGTTGTTTCACAATCTCTAGCCTTGGTGGTATTGGCGGTACTGCATTTACTCCAATCGTAAATGCTCCAGAAGTAGGTATCCTAGGTGTATCTAAGTCTGAAATTAAGCCAGTTTGGAATGGTAAAGAGTTCCAACCACGTCTACAGCTTCCACTGTCTCTATCATACGACCACCGTGTGATCGATGGTGCTGAAGGTGCACGCTTCATTACTTTCCTAAACAGCGCACTATCTGACATTCGTCGTCTAGTACTGTAA
- the lpdA gene encoding dihydrolipoyl dehydrogenase encodes MSKEIKAQVVVLGSGPAGYSAAFRCADLGLETVLVERYSTLGGVCLNVGCIPSKALLHVSKVIEEAKAMAEHGVVFGEPQTDINKVRIWKDKVVDQLTGGLGGMAKMRNVTVVNGFGKFTGPNSIEVVGEETTTINFDNAIIAAGSRPIKLPFIPHEDPRIWDSTDALELNEVPEKLLIMGGGIIGLEMGTVYHSLGSKVEVVEMFDQVIPAADKDIVKVFTKRIKDKFKLMLETKVTAVEAKEDGIYVSMEGKKAPAEAERYDAVLVAIGRVPNGALIDAEKAGIEVDERGFINVDKQMRTNVPHIHAIGDVVGQPMLAHKGVHEGHVAAEVISGKKHYFDPKVIPSIAYTEPEVAWVGKTEKEAKAEGLNYEVATFPWAASGRAIASDCADGMTKMIFDKETHRVIGGAVVGTNGGELLGEIGLAIEMGCDAEDIALTIHAHPTLHESVGLAAEVFEGSITDLPNKKAVKKKK; translated from the coding sequence ATGAGCAAAGAAATTAAAGCCCAAGTTGTTGTACTTGGTTCAGGTCCTGCTGGTTACTCAGCGGCATTCCGTTGTGCAGATTTAGGTCTAGAAACAGTACTAGTTGAACGTTACAGCACTCTTGGTGGTGTATGTCTAAACGTTGGTTGTATTCCATCAAAAGCACTTCTTCACGTTTCTAAAGTAATTGAAGAAGCTAAAGCGATGGCAGAGCACGGCGTAGTATTCGGCGAGCCACAGACGGACATCAACAAAGTTCGCATCTGGAAAGACAAAGTAGTTGATCAACTAACTGGCGGTCTTGGCGGTATGGCTAAGATGCGTAATGTTACTGTTGTTAACGGTTTCGGTAAGTTTACTGGCCCTAACAGCATCGAAGTTGTTGGCGAAGAAACGACAACAATTAACTTTGATAACGCAATCATTGCTGCGGGTTCTCGCCCAATCAAACTTCCGTTCATCCCACATGAAGACCCACGTATTTGGGATTCTACGGATGCACTAGAACTAAACGAAGTACCAGAAAAACTGCTTATCATGGGCGGTGGTATCATCGGTCTAGAGATGGGTACGGTTTACCACTCTCTAGGTTCTAAAGTTGAAGTTGTTGAGATGTTCGATCAAGTTATCCCTGCTGCGGATAAAGACATCGTTAAAGTCTTCACTAAGCGCATTAAAGATAAGTTCAAGCTAATGCTTGAAACTAAAGTGACAGCTGTTGAAGCGAAAGAAGACGGTATCTACGTTTCAATGGAAGGCAAGAAAGCACCAGCAGAAGCTGAGCGCTACGATGCTGTTCTTGTTGCTATCGGTCGTGTTCCAAACGGTGCACTTATCGACGCTGAAAAAGCAGGTATCGAAGTTGATGAGCGTGGTTTCATTAACGTTGATAAGCAAATGCGTACTAACGTTCCTCACATCCACGCGATCGGTGACGTTGTTGGTCAACCAATGCTTGCTCACAAAGGTGTGCATGAAGGTCACGTAGCTGCTGAAGTTATCTCTGGTAAGAAGCACTACTTCGATCCTAAAGTAATCCCATCAATTGCGTACACTGAGCCAGAAGTTGCTTGGGTAGGTAAGACTGAGAAAGAAGCGAAAGCGGAAGGCCTGAACTACGAAGTTGCTACTTTCCCTTGGGCTGCTTCTGGTCGTGCAATCGCTTCTGACTGTGCTGACGGTATGACTAAGATGATCTTCGATAAAGAGACTCATCGTGTAATCGGTGGTGCTGTTGTTGGTACTAACGGTGGTGAACTTCTTGGCGAAATCGGCCTAGCAATCGAAATGGGTTGCGATGCAGAAGATATCGCACTGACTATCCACGCTCACCCAACTCTACACGAGTCTGTTGGTCTAGCTGCGGAAGTATTCGAAGGTTCAATCACTGACCTTCCAAATAAGAAAGCAGTGAAAAAGAAGAAGTAA
- the hpt gene encoding hypoxanthine phosphoribosyltransferase, which produces MKHTVEVMISEQEVQDRVNELGKQITEHYQGSEDLVLVGLLRGSFVFMADLARAIDLTHQVDFMTASSYGNGMESSRDVRILKDLDDDIQGKDVLLVEDIIDTGNTLTKVKEILSLRGPKSIEICTLLDKPSRREVIVDTKWIGFEIPDEFVVGVGIDYAQKYRHLPYIGKVVPQE; this is translated from the coding sequence ATGAAGCATACAGTTGAAGTCATGATCTCTGAGCAAGAAGTTCAGGATCGAGTGAACGAACTAGGCAAGCAGATCACGGAGCACTACCAAGGTAGCGAAGATCTAGTTTTAGTTGGCTTATTGCGCGGATCTTTTGTCTTTATGGCGGATCTTGCTCGTGCTATCGATTTAACTCACCAAGTGGATTTCATGACCGCGTCTAGCTACGGTAATGGCATGGAAAGCTCACGTGATGTTCGTATTTTGAAAGACCTTGATGATGATATCCAAGGTAAAGATGTTCTACTTGTAGAAGACATTATCGATACTGGTAACACACTGACTAAAGTAAAAGAGATCCTGAGCCTACGTGGTCCTAAGTCTATCGAAATTTGTACGCTATTAGACAAGCCGTCTCGTCGTGAAGTCATTGTAGATACAAAGTGGATTGGTTTTGAAATCCCAGACGAATTTGTTGTTGGTGTGGGTATCGACTACGCTCAAAAATATCGTCACCTACCGTACATCGGTAAAGTGGTACCTCAAGAGTAA
- the aceE gene encoding pyruvate dehydrogenase (acetyl-transferring), homodimeric type, translating to MSDMKHDVDALETQDWLEALESVVREEGVERAQFLLEQVLDKARLDGVDMATGINTNYINTIPAAQEPAYPGDVTLERRIRSIIRWNAIMIVLRASKKDLDLGGHMASYQSAAAFYEVCFNHFFRAPNETDGGDLVYYQGHISPGIYSRAFVEGRLTEEQLDNFRQEVDGKGIPSYPHPKLMPEFWQFPTVSMGLGPISAIYQARFLKYLDGRGLKETSAQRVYAFLGDGEMDEPESRGAISFAAREKLDNLCFLINCNLQRLDGPVMGNGSIIQELEGLFKGAGWNVVKVIWGSNWDSLLAKDTTGKLLQLMNETIDGDYQTFKSKDGAYVREHFFGKYPETAALVADMTDDEIFALKRGGHDSSKLFAAFNNAKETNGKPTVILAKTVKGYGMGDAAEGKNIAHGVKKMDMTHVQHLRDRLGLEDILSDEKIAELPYLKLEEGSAEYEYMHARRNALHGYTPKRLPKFTQEFKVPELDAFAPLLGEQKRDISTTMAYVRTLNILLKDKNIGKNIVPIICDEARTFGMEGLFRQIGIYNPHGQDYTPEDKGIVSYYKEATSGQVLQEGINELGSMASWVAAATSYSTNDLPMIPFYIYYSMFGFQRIGDMAWLAGDQQARGFLLGATAGRTTLNGEGLQHEDGHSHIMANTVPNCISYDPTFAYELAVIMQDGIRRMYGENQENVYYYLTVMNENYAMPAMPEGAEEGIRKGIYKLESYAGTKSKVQLMSSGTIMNEARKAAQILSEEYGVASDVFSVTSFNELTRDGQAVERDNMLHPEAEEKVPYITTVLGNEPAIAVTDYMKNYAEQVRAFMPSESYKVLGTDGFGRSDSRENLRRHFEVNAGYVVVAALTELAKRGDVEKSVVAEAIAKFGIDADKINPQYA from the coding sequence ATGTCTGACATGAAGCATGACGTTGATGCTCTGGAAACTCAAGATTGGTTAGAAGCTCTTGAGTCAGTAGTACGTGAAGAAGGTGTAGAACGTGCACAGTTTTTACTAGAACAAGTTCTAGATAAAGCGCGTTTAGATGGTGTTGATATGGCTACAGGCATCAACACGAACTACATCAACACAATTCCAGCAGCACAAGAGCCAGCTTACCCTGGTGACGTAACTCTTGAGCGTCGTATTCGTTCGATTATTCGCTGGAACGCAATCATGATTGTATTGCGTGCTTCTAAGAAAGACCTAGACCTTGGTGGTCACATGGCTTCTTACCAGTCAGCTGCTGCGTTCTACGAAGTATGTTTTAACCACTTCTTCCGTGCTCCAAACGAGACAGACGGTGGCGATTTAGTTTACTACCAAGGTCACATCTCTCCAGGTATCTACTCTCGTGCATTCGTTGAAGGTCGTCTAACTGAAGAACAGCTAGATAACTTCCGTCAAGAAGTTGATGGTAAAGGTATCCCTTCTTACCCGCACCCTAAACTGATGCCTGAGTTCTGGCAGTTCCCAACAGTATCTATGGGTCTTGGTCCGATCTCTGCTATCTACCAAGCGCGCTTCCTTAAGTACCTTGACGGCCGTGGCCTGAAAGAAACTTCAGCGCAACGCGTATACGCGTTCCTAGGTGACGGTGAGATGGATGAGCCAGAATCACGTGGTGCTATCTCTTTCGCTGCGCGTGAGAAGCTAGACAACCTATGTTTCCTAATCAACTGTAACCTACAGCGTCTAGATGGCCCTGTAATGGGTAACGGTAGCATCATCCAAGAACTTGAAGGCCTATTTAAAGGTGCAGGTTGGAACGTTGTTAAAGTTATCTGGGGTAGCAACTGGGATTCTCTACTAGCTAAAGACACGACTGGTAAGCTTCTTCAACTAATGAATGAAACTATCGACGGTGACTACCAGACATTCAAATCTAAAGATGGCGCATACGTACGTGAGCACTTCTTTGGTAAGTACCCAGAAACAGCTGCACTAGTTGCAGACATGACTGACGACGAAATCTTCGCACTTAAGCGTGGTGGTCACGATTCTTCTAAACTGTTTGCTGCATTCAACAATGCAAAAGAGACAAACGGTAAGCCAACTGTAATCCTAGCTAAAACTGTAAAAGGTTACGGCATGGGTGATGCGGCTGAAGGTAAGAACATTGCACACGGTGTTAAGAAAATGGACATGACTCATGTTCAACACCTACGTGATCGTCTAGGTCTAGAAGACATCCTTTCAGACGAGAAAATCGCTGAACTTCCATACTTAAAACTGGAAGAAGGTTCTGCTGAGTACGAATACATGCACGCGCGTCGTAACGCTCTACACGGTTACACACCTAAGCGTCTGCCAAAATTCACTCAAGAATTCAAAGTTCCTGAGCTAGACGCGTTCGCACCTTTACTAGGTGAACAGAAGCGTGATATCTCTACAACTATGGCTTATGTACGTACGCTAAACATTCTTCTTAAAGATAAGAACATTGGTAAGAACATCGTTCCTATCATCTGTGATGAAGCTCGTACATTCGGTATGGAAGGTCTATTCCGTCAGATTGGTATCTACAACCCGCACGGTCAAGACTACACGCCTGAAGATAAAGGCATCGTTTCTTACTACAAAGAAGCGACTTCTGGTCAAGTTCTTCAAGAAGGTATCAACGAACTAGGTTCTATGGCTTCATGGGTTGCAGCTGCAACTTCATACAGCACAAACGATCTACCGATGATCCCGTTCTACATCTACTACTCAATGTTCGGTTTCCAACGTATTGGTGACATGGCTTGGTTAGCAGGTGACCAACAAGCTCGTGGTTTCCTACTTGGTGCAACGGCAGGCCGTACAACGCTAAACGGCGAAGGTCTACAGCACGAAGATGGCCACTCGCACATCATGGCGAACACAGTACCTAACTGTATCTCTTACGACCCAACGTTTGCTTACGAGCTAGCGGTCATCATGCAAGACGGTATCCGTCGCATGTACGGTGAGAACCAAGAGAACGTTTACTACTACCTAACAGTAATGAACGAAAACTACGCAATGCCAGCAATGCCAGAAGGCGCTGAAGAAGGCATCCGTAAGGGTATCTACAAGCTTGAGTCTTACGCAGGTACTAAGTCTAAAGTTCAGCTAATGAGCTCTGGTACTATCATGAACGAAGCGCGTAAAGCCGCTCAAATCCTAAGCGAAGAGTACGGCGTAGCATCTGACGTATTCTCTGTAACGTCGTTCAACGAACTGACTCGTGACGGTCAAGCGGTAGAGCGTGACAACATGCTTCACCCAGAAGCTGAAGAGAAAGTACCGTACATCACAACTGTTCTTGGTAACGAACCTGCAATCGCAGTTACGGATTACATGAAGAACTACGCTGAGCAAGTACGTGCATTCATGCCTTCTGAGTCTTACAAAGTACTTGGTACTGACGGTTTCGGTCGCTCAGACAGCCGTGAAAACCTACGTCGTCACTTCGAAGTAAATGCAGGCTACGTTGTTGTTGCAGCACTTACTGAACTGGCTAAACGTGGTGATGTTGAGAAATCAGTAGTTGCTGAAGCAATTGCTAAATTCGGCATCGACGCAGACAAAATTAACCCGCAATACGCATAA